Proteins encoded within one genomic window of Trichomycterus rosablanca isolate fTriRos1 chromosome 7, fTriRos1.hap1, whole genome shotgun sequence:
- the mtmr3 gene encoding myotubularin-related protein 3 isoform X1, with amino-acid sequence MEEEEMQSLECIQANQIFPRKPPVLDEDNLQVPFPELHGEFTKYVGRAEDAVVAMSSYRLHIKFKESVVNVPLQLIESVECRDIFQLHITCKDCKVVRCQFSTFEQCQEWLKRLSSAARPPSRLEELFSFAFHAWCTEQYSSEKEQHSDLCRPGDHVTSRFRNEVERMGFDTQNVWRISEINNKYKMCSSYPQMLVVPAWISDKELENVAAFRSWKRFPAVVYRHLSTGAVIARCSQPEVSWWGWRNADDEHLVQSIARACAMDSSSPRAFINGSFSRDFPNGHDLSDVDFDSSMTNSSEVESLAIQPHKLLILDARSYAAAVANRAKGGGCECPEYYPNCEVVFMGMANIHSIRKSFHSLRFLCTQMPDPANWLSALESTKWLQHLSLLLKAALLVVNAVDRDRRSVLVHCSDGWDRTPQIVALSKLLLDPYYRTIEGFQVLVETEWLDFGHKFAERCGHGENAEDLNERCPVFLQWLDCVHQLQRQFPCSFEFNEAFLVKLVQHTYSCLFGTFLCNSGKEREDQHIQERTCSVWSLLRPANRSFKNMLYSSHSETVLHPVCHVRNLLLWTAVYLPSSSPTTPSDDSCAPYPPTGANPEDQPLGRRPKTRSFDNLPSACEVGNSLASNRRSSDPSLNEKWQDHRRSLEINIVTGNDDTTPPEPEGWPNGHLGAGLNRSTPDSDAENGVCSQDVNRLRLPVGEGVEAELSVGMAVGQMENILQEAAADSLRDAKVENANSLALLSDAGIQNSSDADSAEIKRNGVVKGFEVPSHNGNEGLNEAKLNGFCLATEDKSCDSVTQLPQAPGELNATENQEVDELGQDVLEKCTTGEDSNPHSTLSPVHSTSPTIRTMTNGYGKESNMECSTLIPSPETTQPVSEAAEKRLSLLESSTETLTEDPGNRVETLVPTPISAQPETEPTCLKRSPESDHESHGTPRILNGAARQPSLGAFPFSSAPAEPLHPVCNGDSSDPEPSTPQRALLSRQLSVTSCSCSAQRCTHSGRSHLDDDGLTLHTDAVQQRLRQIEVGHQLEVEALKRQVQELWSRLQSQKTAVMQRCLNGDLGDEVTSIADSDFNLDPNCLSRCSTELFSDTSWEQVDKQDTEVTRWYPDHLAAQCYGCERGFWLATRKHHCRSKECVEEAWNCGNVFCASCCDQKIPVPSQQLFEPSRVCKACFSNLQLPAPPLELEFEKPITASSN; translated from the exons gaggaggaggaaatgCAAAGTCTGGAGTGTATCCAGGCCAATCAGATCTTTCCGAGGAAACCCCCTGTTCTGGATGAGGACAATCTACAG GTGCCTTTTCCTGAACTTCATGGAGAGTTTACAAAGTATGTGGGCAGGGCAGAGGACGCAGTCGTTGCCATGTCCAGCTATCGTCTGCACATCAAGTTCAAAGAGTCTGTTGTTAAT GTTCCTCTGCAGCTGATAGAAAGTGTGGAATGTAGAGACATATTTCAGCTCCACATCACCTGCAAGGACTGCAAGGTGGTCAG GTGTCAGTTCTCCACTTTCGAGCAGTGTCAGGAGTGGCTGAAGAGGCTTTCGTCAGCAGCACGGCCTCCGTCCCGCTTGGAGGAGCTGTTCTCCTTCGCTTTCCACGCCTGGTGTACCGAGCAGTACAGCAGTGAGAAGGAGCAGCACAGTGATCTCTGCAGACCAG GGGATCATGTGACCTCTCGGTTTCGCAACGAGGTGGAGCGAATGGGCTTTGACACACAGAACGTGTGGAGGATATCGGAGATCAACAATAAgtacaa GATGTGTTCCAGCTATCCACAGATGCTTGTGGTGCCCGCCTGGATCAGCGATAAGGAGCTGGAGAATGTGGCAGCCTTCCGCTCCTGGAAGAGGTTTCCAGCTGTAGTGtacag GCACCTGAGCACGGGTGCAGTGATAGCACGCTGCAGCCAGCCTGAGGTGAGCTGGTGGGGCTGGAGAAACGCAGACGACGAGCACCTCGTTCAGTCCATCGCCAGAGCATGTGCCATGGACAGCAGCTCACCTAGAGCATTCATCAACGGCTCATTCTCACGCGACTTCCCCAATGGGCATGACCTCTCAGATGTGGACTTTG ACTCTTCCATGACAAACAGTTCGGAAGTTGAATCTTTGGCCATACAGCCTCATAAGCTTTTGATTTTGGATGCCAGGTCTTATGCTGCAGCAGTGGCCAATAGAGCTAAAGGAGGAGGCTGTGAGTGTCCag AATACTACCCTAACTGTGAAGTGGTCTTCATGGGCATGGCCAACATCCATTCCATCCGCAAGAGTTTTCACTCTTTGCGGTTCCTTTGTACCCAGATGCCCGACCCTGCCAA CTGGTTGTCAGCTCTGGAGAGCACCAAGTGGCTACAGCACTTGTCTCTGTTGCTGAAAGCTGCTTTGTTAGTGGTAAACGCCGTTGACCGTGACCGCAGGTCTGTGCTGGTCCATTGTTCAGATGGATGGGACCGCACTCCTCAGATAGTGGCACTGTCAAAACTTCTGCTTGACCCTTACTATCGCACAATCGAG GGTTTTCAGGTGCTGGTGGAGACGGAATGGCTGGACTTTGGCCATAAGTTTGCCGAACGCTGCGGGCACGGAGAGAACGCCGAGGATCTGAACGAGCGCTGTCCTGTGTTCCTGCAGTGGCTGGACTGTGTGCACCAGCTCCAGAGACAGTTCCCCTGTTCTTTTGAGTTCAACGAGGCCTTTCTG GTGAAGCTGGTGCAGCACACATACTCGTGTCTCTTTGGCACGTTTCTGTGTAACAGTGGGAAGGAGAGAGAGGACCAACACATCCAGGAGAGAACCTGCTCAGTGTGGTCCCTGCTACGGCCAGCCAACCGCTCCTTTAAAAACATGCTCTACTCCTCACACTCGGAGACT GTTTTGCACCCTGTTTGCCATGTGCGTAACCTGCTGCTGTGGACAGCAGTGTACCTGCCCAGCTCATCACCCACAACACCCTCAGACGACTCCTGTGCCCCATACCCTCCAACTGGTGCCAACCCTGAAGACCAACCTCTGGGCAG GCGTCCCAAGACCCGCTCTTTTGATAACCTGCCCAGTGCGTGTGAGGTCGGGAATTCTCTGGCCTCCAACAGACGTTCCAGTGACCCCAGTCTGAACGAAAAGTGGCAGGACCATCGCAGGTCCCTGGAAATCAACATAGTGACTGGAAATGATGACACCACCCCACCAGAACCAGAAGGGTGGCCAAATGGCCATCTGGGGGCGGGACTTAATAGATCCACACCTGATAGTGATGCAGAGAATGGAGTGTGTTCTCAGGATGTTAATCGCTTGAGGTTGCCCGTAGGGGAGGGGGTGGAAGCCGAGCTGTCGGTGGGCATGGCAGTGGGGCAGATGGAAAATATTCTACAGGAGGCTGCAGCAGACAGTCTGAGAGATGCTAAAGTGGAAAATGCTAACAGTCTCGCTCTTCTCAGTGATGCTGGGATTCAGAACAGTTCTGATGCTGATTCGGCTGAGATTAAGAGAAATGGGGTTGTCAAGGGGTTTGAGGTGCCTTCACATAATGGCAATGAAGGTCTGAATGAGGCAAAACTCAATGGATTCTGTTTAGCGACCGAAGACAAGTCATGTGATTCAGTGACACAGTTACCTCAGGCTCCAGGTGAATTGAATGCCACAGAGAATCAGGAAGTGGACGAGCTTGGGCAAGACGTTTTGGAGAAATGCACCACAGGGGAGGATTCAAATCCTCACAGCACTTTAAGTCCTGTTCACTCCACCTCTCCCACCATCAGAACTATGACTAATGGCTACGGGAAAGAGTCCAACATGGAGTGCAGTACACTCATTCCATCACCAGAGACCACACAACCTGTTTCAGAAGCTGCTGAGAAGCGTCTGTCTCTTCTAGAAAGCTCCACAGAAACGCTCACTGAAGATCCGGGCAACCGAGTAGAGACTCTCGTACCCACGCCCATCTCTGCACAGCCCGAAACAGAACCCACGTGCCTGAAACGCAGCCCTGAATCAGATCACGAGTCGCACGGCACTCCTAGAATATTAAACGGTGCCGCCAGGCAACCGTCCCTCGGTGCCTTCCCTTTCTCCTCCGCTCCAGCCGAACCACTCCACCCCGTGTGTAACGGTGACTCCTCCGACCCAGAGCCCTCCACCCCTCAGAGAGCTCTTCTGAGTCGCCAGCTCTCCGTGACCAGTTGCAGCTGCTCCGCCCAGCGCTGCACGCACTCGGGACGCAGCCACCTGGACGACGACGGCCTCACGCTGCACACGGACGCGGTGCAGCAGCGCCTGCGCCAGATCGAGGTCGGTCACCAGCTCGAGGTGGAGGCTCTGAAGAGGCAGGTGCAGGAGCTGTGGAGTCGGCTGCAGAGCCAGAAAACGGCAGTGATGCAGCGCTGCCTTAACGGAGACCTGGGAGATGAAGTG ACCTCAATTGCAGACTCCGACTTTAACCTGGACCCAAACTGCCTGTCTCGCTGCAGTACAGAGCTCTTTTCAGACACCAGCTGGGAACAAGTAGACAAGCAGGACACAGAG gTGACCCGGTGGTACCCCGATCATCTGGCTGCACAGTGTTACGGCTGTGAGAGAGGATTCTGGCTGGCCACTAGAAAGCATCACTGCAG AAGCAAGGAGTGTGTGGAGGAGGCCTG GAACTGTGGCAACGTGTTCTGCGCCAGCTGCTGCGATCAGAAGATTCCGGTGCCAAGCCAGCAGCTGTTTGAGCCGAGCCGCGTGTGTAAGGCGTGTTTCAGCAACTTACAGTTACCAGCTCCACCACTGGAACTGGAGTTTGAGAAGCCCATCACAGCCAGTTCCAACTGA
- the mtmr3 gene encoding myotubularin-related protein 3 isoform X2 — protein sequence MEEEEMQSLECIQANQIFPRKPPVLDEDNLQVPFPELHGEFTKYVGRAEDAVVAMSSYRLHIKFKESVVNVPLQLIESVECRDIFQLHITCKDCKVVRCQFSTFEQCQEWLKRLSSAARPPSRLEELFSFAFHAWCTEQYSSEKEQHSDLCRPGDHVTSRFRNEVERMGFDTQNVWRISEINNKYKMCSSYPQMLVVPAWISDKELENVAAFRSWKRFPAVVYRHLSTGAVIARCSQPEVSWWGWRNADDEHLVQSIARACAMDSSSPRAFINGSFSRDFPNGHDLSDVDFDSSMTNSSEVESLAIQPHKLLILDARSYAAAVANRAKGGGCECPEYYPNCEVVFMGMANIHSIRKSFHSLRFLCTQMPDPANWLSALESTKWLQHLSLLLKAALLVVNAVDRDRRSVLVHCSDGWDRTPQIVALSKLLLDPYYRTIEGFQVLVETEWLDFGHKFAERCGHGENAEDLNERCPVFLQWLDCVHQLQRQFPCSFEFNEAFLVKLVQHTYSCLFGTFLCNSGKEREDQHIQERTCSVWSLLRPANRSFKNMLYSSHSETVLHPVCHVRNLLLWTAVYLPSSSPTTPSDDSCAPYPPTGANPEDQPLGRRPKTRSFDNLPSACEVGNSLASNRRSSDPSLNEKWQDHRRSLEINIVTGNDDTTPPEPEGWPNGHLGAGLNRSTPDSDAENGVCSQDVNRLRLPVGEGVEAELSVGMAVGQMENILQEAAADSLRDAKVENANSLALLSDAGIQNSSDADSAEIKRNGVVKGFEVPSHNGNEGLNEAKLNGFCLATEDKSCDSVTQLPQAPGELNATENQEVDELGQDVLEKCTTGEDSNPHSTLSPVHSTSPTIRTMTNGYGKESNMECSTLIPSPETTQPVSEAAEKRLSLLESSTETLTEDPGNRVETLVPTPISAQPETEPTCLKRSPESDHESHGTPRILNGAARQPSLGAFPFSSAPAEPLHPVCNGDSSDPEPSTPQRALLSRQLSVTSCSCSAQRCTHSGRSHLDDDGLTLHTDAVQQRLRQIEVGHQLEVEALKRQVQELWSRLQSQKTAVMQRCLNGDLGDEVTSIADSDFNLDPNCLSRCSTELFSDTSWEQVDKQDTEVTRWYPDHLAAQCYGCERGFWLATRKHHCRNCGNVFCASCCDQKIPVPSQQLFEPSRVCKACFSNLQLPAPPLELEFEKPITASSN from the exons gaggaggaggaaatgCAAAGTCTGGAGTGTATCCAGGCCAATCAGATCTTTCCGAGGAAACCCCCTGTTCTGGATGAGGACAATCTACAG GTGCCTTTTCCTGAACTTCATGGAGAGTTTACAAAGTATGTGGGCAGGGCAGAGGACGCAGTCGTTGCCATGTCCAGCTATCGTCTGCACATCAAGTTCAAAGAGTCTGTTGTTAAT GTTCCTCTGCAGCTGATAGAAAGTGTGGAATGTAGAGACATATTTCAGCTCCACATCACCTGCAAGGACTGCAAGGTGGTCAG GTGTCAGTTCTCCACTTTCGAGCAGTGTCAGGAGTGGCTGAAGAGGCTTTCGTCAGCAGCACGGCCTCCGTCCCGCTTGGAGGAGCTGTTCTCCTTCGCTTTCCACGCCTGGTGTACCGAGCAGTACAGCAGTGAGAAGGAGCAGCACAGTGATCTCTGCAGACCAG GGGATCATGTGACCTCTCGGTTTCGCAACGAGGTGGAGCGAATGGGCTTTGACACACAGAACGTGTGGAGGATATCGGAGATCAACAATAAgtacaa GATGTGTTCCAGCTATCCACAGATGCTTGTGGTGCCCGCCTGGATCAGCGATAAGGAGCTGGAGAATGTGGCAGCCTTCCGCTCCTGGAAGAGGTTTCCAGCTGTAGTGtacag GCACCTGAGCACGGGTGCAGTGATAGCACGCTGCAGCCAGCCTGAGGTGAGCTGGTGGGGCTGGAGAAACGCAGACGACGAGCACCTCGTTCAGTCCATCGCCAGAGCATGTGCCATGGACAGCAGCTCACCTAGAGCATTCATCAACGGCTCATTCTCACGCGACTTCCCCAATGGGCATGACCTCTCAGATGTGGACTTTG ACTCTTCCATGACAAACAGTTCGGAAGTTGAATCTTTGGCCATACAGCCTCATAAGCTTTTGATTTTGGATGCCAGGTCTTATGCTGCAGCAGTGGCCAATAGAGCTAAAGGAGGAGGCTGTGAGTGTCCag AATACTACCCTAACTGTGAAGTGGTCTTCATGGGCATGGCCAACATCCATTCCATCCGCAAGAGTTTTCACTCTTTGCGGTTCCTTTGTACCCAGATGCCCGACCCTGCCAA CTGGTTGTCAGCTCTGGAGAGCACCAAGTGGCTACAGCACTTGTCTCTGTTGCTGAAAGCTGCTTTGTTAGTGGTAAACGCCGTTGACCGTGACCGCAGGTCTGTGCTGGTCCATTGTTCAGATGGATGGGACCGCACTCCTCAGATAGTGGCACTGTCAAAACTTCTGCTTGACCCTTACTATCGCACAATCGAG GGTTTTCAGGTGCTGGTGGAGACGGAATGGCTGGACTTTGGCCATAAGTTTGCCGAACGCTGCGGGCACGGAGAGAACGCCGAGGATCTGAACGAGCGCTGTCCTGTGTTCCTGCAGTGGCTGGACTGTGTGCACCAGCTCCAGAGACAGTTCCCCTGTTCTTTTGAGTTCAACGAGGCCTTTCTG GTGAAGCTGGTGCAGCACACATACTCGTGTCTCTTTGGCACGTTTCTGTGTAACAGTGGGAAGGAGAGAGAGGACCAACACATCCAGGAGAGAACCTGCTCAGTGTGGTCCCTGCTACGGCCAGCCAACCGCTCCTTTAAAAACATGCTCTACTCCTCACACTCGGAGACT GTTTTGCACCCTGTTTGCCATGTGCGTAACCTGCTGCTGTGGACAGCAGTGTACCTGCCCAGCTCATCACCCACAACACCCTCAGACGACTCCTGTGCCCCATACCCTCCAACTGGTGCCAACCCTGAAGACCAACCTCTGGGCAG GCGTCCCAAGACCCGCTCTTTTGATAACCTGCCCAGTGCGTGTGAGGTCGGGAATTCTCTGGCCTCCAACAGACGTTCCAGTGACCCCAGTCTGAACGAAAAGTGGCAGGACCATCGCAGGTCCCTGGAAATCAACATAGTGACTGGAAATGATGACACCACCCCACCAGAACCAGAAGGGTGGCCAAATGGCCATCTGGGGGCGGGACTTAATAGATCCACACCTGATAGTGATGCAGAGAATGGAGTGTGTTCTCAGGATGTTAATCGCTTGAGGTTGCCCGTAGGGGAGGGGGTGGAAGCCGAGCTGTCGGTGGGCATGGCAGTGGGGCAGATGGAAAATATTCTACAGGAGGCTGCAGCAGACAGTCTGAGAGATGCTAAAGTGGAAAATGCTAACAGTCTCGCTCTTCTCAGTGATGCTGGGATTCAGAACAGTTCTGATGCTGATTCGGCTGAGATTAAGAGAAATGGGGTTGTCAAGGGGTTTGAGGTGCCTTCACATAATGGCAATGAAGGTCTGAATGAGGCAAAACTCAATGGATTCTGTTTAGCGACCGAAGACAAGTCATGTGATTCAGTGACACAGTTACCTCAGGCTCCAGGTGAATTGAATGCCACAGAGAATCAGGAAGTGGACGAGCTTGGGCAAGACGTTTTGGAGAAATGCACCACAGGGGAGGATTCAAATCCTCACAGCACTTTAAGTCCTGTTCACTCCACCTCTCCCACCATCAGAACTATGACTAATGGCTACGGGAAAGAGTCCAACATGGAGTGCAGTACACTCATTCCATCACCAGAGACCACACAACCTGTTTCAGAAGCTGCTGAGAAGCGTCTGTCTCTTCTAGAAAGCTCCACAGAAACGCTCACTGAAGATCCGGGCAACCGAGTAGAGACTCTCGTACCCACGCCCATCTCTGCACAGCCCGAAACAGAACCCACGTGCCTGAAACGCAGCCCTGAATCAGATCACGAGTCGCACGGCACTCCTAGAATATTAAACGGTGCCGCCAGGCAACCGTCCCTCGGTGCCTTCCCTTTCTCCTCCGCTCCAGCCGAACCACTCCACCCCGTGTGTAACGGTGACTCCTCCGACCCAGAGCCCTCCACCCCTCAGAGAGCTCTTCTGAGTCGCCAGCTCTCCGTGACCAGTTGCAGCTGCTCCGCCCAGCGCTGCACGCACTCGGGACGCAGCCACCTGGACGACGACGGCCTCACGCTGCACACGGACGCGGTGCAGCAGCGCCTGCGCCAGATCGAGGTCGGTCACCAGCTCGAGGTGGAGGCTCTGAAGAGGCAGGTGCAGGAGCTGTGGAGTCGGCTGCAGAGCCAGAAAACGGCAGTGATGCAGCGCTGCCTTAACGGAGACCTGGGAGATGAAGTG ACCTCAATTGCAGACTCCGACTTTAACCTGGACCCAAACTGCCTGTCTCGCTGCAGTACAGAGCTCTTTTCAGACACCAGCTGGGAACAAGTAGACAAGCAGGACACAGAG gTGACCCGGTGGTACCCCGATCATCTGGCTGCACAGTGTTACGGCTGTGAGAGAGGATTCTGGCTGGCCACTAGAAAGCATCACTGCAG GAACTGTGGCAACGTGTTCTGCGCCAGCTGCTGCGATCAGAAGATTCCGGTGCCAAGCCAGCAGCTGTTTGAGCCGAGCCGCGTGTGTAAGGCGTGTTTCAGCAACTTACAGTTACCAGCTCCACCACTGGAACTGGAGTTTGAGAAGCCCATCACAGCCAGTTCCAACTGA